The Papaver somniferum cultivar HN1 chromosome 3, ASM357369v1, whole genome shotgun sequence genome includes a region encoding these proteins:
- the LOC113359270 gene encoding E3 ubiquitin-protein ligase MBR1-like: MKNFNLLLVILLLFLPQASAQSNNDTPFDSIFIFDFFIIWVIVASLIALVLVFACDGICWPRKDEPRHYPHMEQIFSDDRHNMTRDHELRQLRAMEQIISDLRDNMIEFEDFSSPNIYAVHANGYHTTTGGATEKGLDSKMIEKIQESDYAAVKNKENVIHSTVCAVCLNNYEDEDMLRLLPSHHAFHTKCIDDWLLSHTTCPYCRSNLLESIVPEANLNAGDIANNILENDENNTEMAQTCMVPETEQDLAMLEL, from the coding sequence ATGAAGAATTTTAACCTTCTGTTGGTGATACTACTACTATTCCTACCACAAGCCTCTGCACAAAGCAATAATGATACTCCATTTGATAGCATATTCATATTCGACTTCTTTATCATTTGGGTTATAGTCGCATCGCTCATAGCACTCGTACTCGTTTTTGCTTGTGATGGTATTTGTTGGCCCAGAAAAGATGAGCCACGACATTACCCTCATATGGAGCAAATTTTTTCGGATGACCGTCATAATATGACTAGAGATCATGAGCTAAGACAACTTCGTGCTATGGAGCAAATTATTTCAGATCTCCGTGATAATATGATTGAATTCGAAGACTTTTCTTCTCCAAACATATATGCTGTGCATGCAAATGGCTACCATACTACTACAGGAGGAGCAACGGAAAAAGGACTTGATTCAAAGATGATCGAAAAAATTCAGGAATCCGACTACGCTGCTGTTAAGAATAAAGAAAATGTAATACACTCTACAGTCTGTGCTGTTTGTTTAAATAATTACGAAGACGAAGATATGTTGAGATTATTACCATCTCACCATGCTTTTCACACTAAATGCATTGATGATTGGTTACTTTCTCATACTACTTGTCCTTACTGTCGCTCTAATCTTCTTGAATCTATCGTTCCTGAAGCCAATCTTAATGCCGGTGATATTGCAAATAATATATTGGAAAATGACGAAAACAACACTGAGATGGCGCAGACATGCATGGTTCCTGAAACTGAACAAGACCTGGCCATGTTAGAATTATAG